Within Schaalia sp. HMT-172, the genomic segment ACCCCCGAGGCCACGGCCTCGTCCGACGATTCCCAGGTGCCCGACCGCGAGATCGTCCTCAACGTCTACGCCGCCGCCTCCCTGACCGAAACCTTCAGCGAGCTCGAAACCGACTTCGAGGACGCCAACCCCGAGGTCGACGTCCGCATCAACTACGCGGGCTCCCAAGACCTGGTCACCCAGCTCGGTGAGGGCGCGGACGTCGACGTCCTGGCCACCGCCAACGAATCCACCATGAAGAAGGCTGCCGACGCCTCCCAGGTCGACGAGCAGACCATCTTCGTTACCAACACCCTGACCCTCATCACGACGCCCGGCAACCCTGCGGGCGTCACCGGCCTCGACTCCTCGCTCGACGGCGTCAAGCTGGTCATTTGCGCGCCCGAGGTTCCCTGCGGCAAGCTCACCAAGACCCTGACGGAGAAGCTCGGCGTGACCCTGCACCCCGTCTCCGAGGAGCAGTCCGTCACCGACGTGCGCGGCAAGGTCTCCTCCGGCCAGGCCGACGCCGGCATCGTCTACAAGACCGACGCCCTCGCCGAAGGCGACGCCGTCGACACCGTCGCCATCGCGGGCGCCGACGAGGCCGTCAACAAATACCCGATCGCCCTGGTGAGCGCCTCCACCAAGAAGGAGTACGGCCAAAAGTGGATCGACCTGGTCCTCTCGACCGAAGGACAGGCCATCCTCGCAGAGGCCGGATTCACGCCCGCCGCGAAGTAACATCGACCCGTGACGTCGCGGAAGACACCAGCCGTCAGCCCCCTGCCCATCTGGGCGGGGGGCCTCGGCGCGCTCGCCCTGTGCTTCCTGCTCCTGCCCCTCGCCTTCATGCTGGGGCGTGTCAACTGGGCCACCCTGAGCGCCACGCTCGCCACCGACGAGGCCTCCGCCGCCCTCGCCCTCTCCCTGCGCACCTGCGCCGTGGCCCTCGGCGTTGACCTCGTCCTCGGAGTCCCGGCGGCCCTCCTCCTCTCCCGCTCGTGGAGGGGCGTGCGCGCCGCCCGCATCCTCGTCGCACTGCCCCTCTCGCTGCCGCCCGTCGTCGCCGGCATCGCACTCCTCGCGGCCTTCGGCAGGCGCTCGACGTTGGGCGCTCTGCTGAGCGGCGCCGGCCTCGACATCGCGTTCACGACGACCGCGGTCATCATCGCGCAAGTTTTCGTCTCCCTGCCCTTCCTGATCGTCACCCTCGAATCCGCGCTGCGCTCCCGCGAACAGGGACTCGACGAGATGGCCTCCTCCCTGGGTGCCTCGCCCTCGCGCGTCTTCTGGCAGATCACCCTGCCCACGGTCCTGCCCGGCCTCGGGCGCGGCGCGGCG encodes:
- the modA gene encoding molybdate ABC transporter substrate-binding protein → MRSLRLLPVLGAAALALAACSGGAPTPEATASSDDSQVPDREIVLNVYAAASLTETFSELETDFEDANPEVDVRINYAGSQDLVTQLGEGADVDVLATANESTMKKAADASQVDEQTIFVTNTLTLITTPGNPAGVTGLDSSLDGVKLVICAPEVPCGKLTKTLTEKLGVTLHPVSEEQSVTDVRGKVSSGQADAGIVYKTDALAEGDAVDTVAIAGADEAVNKYPIALVSASTKKEYGQKWIDLVLSTEGQAILAEAGFTPAAK